One window of Papaver somniferum cultivar HN1 chromosome 9, ASM357369v1, whole genome shotgun sequence genomic DNA carries:
- the LOC113313383 gene encoding serine/threonine-protein kinase PCRK1-like, whose amino-acid sequence MKCFHFSKDLEEEDGGGGGEAIIPSRVSSKVSWARSLSVASSSTTADASHRRNSEYDSSDYSRDLNDTINFHDFLSQRRSNELHVFKYDELRCATRGFSRSLMIGEGGFGSVYRGVVKINNDVGDEVDDDDDEKLDVAIKQLNRNGMQGHKEWITEVNFLGVVKHPNLVKLVGYCAEDDERGMQRLLVYELMRNKSLEDHLLARVPSPLSWKMRLQIAHDAACGLAYLHEEMDFQLIFRDFKTSNILLDENFTAKLSDFGLARQGPAEGLGHVSTSVVGTVGYAAPEYVQTGRLTSKSDVWSFGVVLYELITGRRSVDRNLPKSEQKLLEWVKPYVSGSKKFYLIMDPRLEDQYCIKSAQKLVSLANKCLMKQPKSRPRMSEVVEILGQMIIDTSLPEPVKIDDNLKENEEPIVVPEQPTKQSNSYRKKVLEFKDLVSLRSRTSGKLDWRNWTPVVRTW is encoded by the exons ATGAAGTGTTTTCATTTCTCGAaagatttagaagaagaagatggaggaggaggaggagaagcgaTAATTCCATCAAGGGTATCATCGAAAGTATCATGGGCAAGATCATTGAGTGTTGCGTCATCAAGCACTACAGCAGATGCTAGTCATAGGCGTAATTCGGAGTATGATTCTTCTGATTATTCAAGAGATTTGAATGATACGATCAATTTCCATGATTTTTTGTCTCAGAGAAGGTCCAATGAGTTACATGTGTTTAAGTATGATGAATTGAGATGTGCTACTAGAGGGTTCAGTAGGAGTTTGATGATTGGTGAAGGTGGATTTGGTTCTGTTTATAGAGGTGTTGTTAAGATTAACAATGATGTTGGTGAtgaggttgatgatgatgatgatgagaagtTGGATGTTGCTATTAAACAGCTCAATCGGAATGGAATGCAG GGGCACAAAGAGTGGATTACAGAAGTGAATTTCTTGGGTGTGGTTAAACATCCAAACCTTGTCAAATTAGTAGGGTATTGTGCCGAAGATGATGAAAGGGGTATGCAACGCCTCTTGGTTTACGAACTTATGAGAAATAAAAGCTTGGAAGACCATCTACTTGCTCGGGTGCCTTCTCCTCTGTCGTGGAAAATGAGATTACAAATTGCTCATGATGCTGCCTGCGGTTTAGCATACCTTCACGAAGAAATGGACTTTCAG TTAATATTTCGGGATTTCAAAACTTCAAACATTCTGCTGGATGAAAATTTCACTGCAAAACTTTCAGACTTTGGGTTGGCCAGGCAGGGACCAGCTGAAGGACTTGGTCATGTTTCAACATCG GTTGTGGGTACAGTAGGCTACGCAGCTCCGGAGTACGTTCAAACAGGTAGACTGACATCTAAAAGTGATGTTTGGAGTTTTGGTGTGGTCCTCTATGAGCTCATCACAGGAAGACGATCAGTTGACAGAAATCTACCGAAGAGCGAGCAGAAACTCTTGGAATGGGTTAAACCCTATGTATCAGGCTCCAAGAAATTCTATTTGATTATGGATCCACGGCTAGAAGATCAGTATTGCATAAAATCAGCTCAAAAACTTGTTTCCCTAGCTAACAAGTGTCTCATGAAGCAACCAAAATCCCGTCCTAGAATGAGTGAAGTAGTAGAGATTCTTGGACAGATGATCATAGACACATCATTGCCAGAACCTGTTAAAATAGATGATAATctgaaagaaaatgaagaaccTATTGTTGTGCCTGAACAACCAACAAAACAAAGTAATAGTTACCGGAAAAAAGTACTTGAATTCAAAGATTTGGTGAGTTTAAGAAGCAGAACTAGTGGGAAGTTAGATTGGAGAAATTGGACACCAGTGGTAAGAACATGGTGA